Proteins encoded in a region of the Terriglobia bacterium genome:
- a CDS encoding methyltransferase domain-containing protein — MEPFRYHVFVCTQEKPEGVPCCAASGSGAVLDALRRELGARGLSDEVQVSSSGCLGTCEHGPVMIAYPEGAWYSELKAADVAEIVASHFDRGQPVSRLARTEAQAMKTEILEHRDHYLAMLKAKDAAGGLPDDLNETIRGFMGSRAILTAIELDVFSALGNGAIAAEVAAKIKAEARSTEMLLNALVALKLLQKSGETFQNTPVSRRFFTAGSPDNARPAQMHTVNLWRRWSTLTDAVAAGTRVAERGRSEEWTGSFIAAMDHNARGRAEAVVKAAGVNGARRMLDLGGGSGAYTVAFATAAPELRGEILDLPDVLPITQEHLRRAGVAERITTRAGDMLQAELGNDYDLVLLSAICHMFSPEENRELLRRIYQALAPNGRVVVQDFILDADKTSPKFAALFSLNMLVGTKAGASYSEPEYTDWMRTAGFREIKRVRMPGPSGLMIGTK; from the coding sequence ATGGAGCCGTTCCGTTACCACGTATTTGTGTGCACGCAGGAAAAACCGGAGGGAGTACCGTGTTGCGCGGCGAGTGGGTCGGGCGCGGTGCTGGACGCGCTGCGGCGTGAACTGGGCGCGCGCGGGCTCAGCGACGAGGTGCAGGTGTCCTCGTCGGGGTGCCTGGGCACGTGCGAGCACGGCCCGGTGATGATCGCCTATCCCGAGGGCGCGTGGTACTCGGAGCTGAAGGCGGCGGACGTGGCGGAGATCGTGGCATCGCACTTCGACCGCGGGCAGCCGGTGTCCCGGCTGGCGCGCACCGAAGCGCAGGCGATGAAGACGGAAATCCTGGAACATCGCGACCATTACCTCGCAATGCTGAAGGCCAAGGATGCGGCCGGGGGTTTGCCCGACGATCTCAACGAGACGATTCGCGGCTTCATGGGCAGCCGCGCCATCCTGACGGCGATTGAACTCGACGTGTTCAGCGCGCTCGGGAACGGCGCGATCGCGGCGGAGGTAGCGGCCAAGATCAAAGCGGAAGCGCGTTCCACGGAGATGCTGCTCAATGCGCTGGTGGCGCTCAAGCTGCTGCAGAAATCGGGTGAGACATTCCAGAACACACCGGTGTCGCGGCGTTTCTTTACCGCGGGCTCGCCGGACAATGCGCGCCCGGCCCAGATGCACACGGTCAACCTTTGGAGAAGGTGGTCCACGCTGACGGATGCCGTGGCCGCCGGGACGCGGGTGGCGGAACGCGGCCGAAGCGAAGAGTGGACAGGCTCGTTCATCGCCGCCATGGACCACAATGCGCGCGGGCGGGCTGAGGCGGTGGTAAAAGCGGCTGGCGTGAACGGCGCGCGACGCATGCTGGACCTGGGCGGGGGCTCGGGGGCGTACACGGTTGCGTTCGCCACGGCGGCGCCGGAGTTGCGCGGAGAAATTCTGGATCTTCCCGACGTGCTACCGATCACGCAGGAGCACTTGCGCCGGGCGGGAGTGGCGGAGCGGATCACGACGCGTGCGGGCGACATGCTGCAGGCGGAGCTGGGGAACGACTACGACCTAGTGCTGCTGTCGGCGATCTGCCACATGTTCTCGCCCGAGGAAAACCGCGAGTTGCTGCGGCGAATTTACCAGGCACTGGCGCCGAACGGGCGCGTCGTAGTGCAGGATTTCATCCTGGATGCGGACAAGACCTCGCCGAAGTTCGCGGCGTTGTTTTCGCTGAACATGTTGGTAGGAACCAAGGCGGGGGCCAGCTACAGTGAGCCGGAGTACACCGACTGGATGCGCACGGCAGGCTTCCGGGAGATCAAGCGGGTGCGGATGCCGGGGCCGAGCGGGCTGATGATCGGAACAAAGTAG
- a CDS encoding cupin domain-containing protein: MIDLNQLIRHLGLEPLPVEGGYFRQTWVSDNLVSIPGYASPRPAGTAIYYLLTSDPDSFSAMHRLASDETYHFYLGDPVEMLLLDEQGAAQRIVLGPDLLGAQHVQYIVSRLVWQGSRVISGGRFALLGTTMAPGFDPRDFTLGRRDQLLRQFPSQAALVRALTRS, encoded by the coding sequence ATGATCGACCTCAACCAACTCATCCGCCACCTCGGCCTCGAACCCCTGCCGGTCGAAGGCGGCTACTTCCGCCAAACCTGGGTGAGCGACAACCTTGTCTCCATTCCCGGTTACGCGTCACCGCGCCCGGCGGGCACCGCCATCTACTACCTGCTGACCTCCGACCCGGACTCGTTTTCCGCCATGCATCGCCTGGCCAGCGACGAGACCTATCATTTTTATCTGGGTGACCCCGTGGAAATGCTGCTGCTGGACGAGCAGGGCGCAGCGCAACGGATCGTGCTCGGCCCTGACTTGCTCGGCGCCCAGCACGTACAATACATCGTGTCGCGATTGGTATGGCAGGGATCGCGCGTCATCTCCGGCGGGCGTTTTGCGCTCCTCGGAACCACCATGGCTCCCGGCTTCGATCCGCGTGACTTCACCCTTGGCCGTCGCGACCAACTGCTGCGGCAGTTTCCCAGCCAAGCCGCTCTGGTCCGCGCGCTCACCCGAAGCTGA
- a CDS encoding glucose 1-dehydrogenase gives MESAAPLPGQLLDFRGRIVIVTGAGSGIGAGIANRFAEAGAGVVVNYRSNERGARDVAQAIQSRGGRALVVQADVSQSAGAAALVEAGLVGFGALDVLINNAGSYPFSPLVEVSDIEWDQVVASNLRSVHLCTQAAARAMIAQGRPGAIVNIASIEAENPAPHHSHYVAAKAAVVMYTRSAAQELGRQGIRVNCVSPGLIWREGLDRDWPEGVNAYLRAVPLGRLGYPDDVADTCLFLASPAARWITGANLVLDGGVLTHRAY, from the coding sequence ATGGAATCAGCGGCTCCACTGCCAGGCCAACTGCTCGATTTCCGCGGCAGGATTGTGATTGTGACCGGCGCCGGGAGCGGTATCGGTGCGGGCATCGCCAACCGCTTTGCCGAAGCTGGCGCCGGCGTAGTCGTGAATTATCGCAGCAACGAACGCGGCGCGCGCGATGTGGCACAAGCCATCCAGAGCCGGGGCGGACGCGCCTTGGTGGTCCAGGCCGACGTCAGCCAGTCCGCCGGTGCGGCGGCGCTCGTGGAAGCGGGCCTCGTTGGTTTCGGCGCCTTGGACGTGCTCATCAACAACGCTGGAAGCTATCCGTTTTCTCCGCTGGTGGAGGTGAGCGATATCGAATGGGACCAGGTGGTTGCTTCCAATTTGCGTAGCGTCCACCTGTGCACGCAAGCGGCCGCGCGCGCCATGATCGCGCAGGGCCGCCCGGGAGCCATCGTCAATATCGCTTCCATCGAAGCCGAAAATCCTGCTCCGCACCACAGTCACTACGTCGCGGCCAAAGCCGCGGTCGTCATGTACACGCGCTCAGCGGCGCAAGAACTTGGCCGGCAGGGCATTCGCGTCAACTGCGTGTCGCCGGGACTGATCTGGCGCGAAGGACTCGATCGCGACTGGCCCGAAGGCGTCAACGCGTACCTTCGTGCCGTTCCGCTGGGCCGCCTTGGGTACCCTGATGATGTCGCCGACACCTGCCTGTTCCTCGCCTCGCCTGCGGCCCGATGGATCACCGGCGCGAACCTTGTGTTGGACGGCGGCGTGCTCACCCATCGCGCATATTGA
- the gluQRS gene encoding tRNA glutamyl-Q(34) synthetase GluQRS, with product MSLASTYRGRLAPSPTGYLHVGHARTFWIAYERARAAGGVLVLRNEDLDPQRSKAEYARAFIEDLRWFGVEWQEGPGGPFAPYSQSERRDVYLHTWRKLYEGGWIYPCTCSRKDLAEAAQAPHESNDEPMYSGKCRGRKLRVDKPAGVNWRFRVPDGRVISFHDGAQGEQQYTAGRDFGDFVVWRRDDVPAYQLAVVADDDAMRITEVVRGCDLLKSTARQILLCEALGMKPPTYYHCDLLVDAAGERLAKRADALSLRALRAKGMRPEDIREKWLGMRIACTAKT from the coding sequence ATGTCATTGGCTTCGACATATCGCGGGCGGTTGGCGCCGTCGCCCACGGGATACCTGCACGTGGGTCATGCGCGCACGTTCTGGATCGCCTACGAACGCGCGCGGGCGGCCGGCGGCGTGCTGGTGCTGCGCAACGAAGATCTCGATCCGCAGCGCTCGAAGGCGGAGTACGCGCGGGCGTTCATCGAGGACCTGCGCTGGTTCGGCGTCGAGTGGCAGGAGGGGCCCGGCGGACCATTCGCGCCGTATTCGCAGAGCGAGCGGCGGGACGTGTATCTGCACACATGGCGGAAGCTGTACGAGGGCGGATGGATTTATCCGTGTACGTGCTCACGCAAGGATTTGGCGGAGGCGGCGCAGGCGCCACACGAGTCAAACGACGAGCCAATGTATTCCGGCAAGTGCCGCGGGCGAAAGCTACGAGTCGACAAGCCAGCGGGAGTGAACTGGCGGTTCCGCGTGCCGGATGGACGCGTGATCTCATTCCACGATGGCGCACAGGGCGAGCAGCAGTACACGGCGGGCAGAGACTTTGGCGACTTCGTGGTGTGGCGGCGTGATGACGTTCCGGCGTACCAGTTGGCGGTGGTGGCGGATGACGATGCCATGCGAATCACGGAAGTGGTGCGCGGGTGCGATCTACTGAAGTCCACGGCGCGGCAGATTCTGCTGTGCGAGGCGCTGGGGATGAAGCCGCCGACGTATTACCATTGCGATCTGCTGGTGGATGCAGCAGGCGAGCGGCTGGCCAAGCGAGCGGATGCGCTGAGTTTGCGGGCGCTGCGGGCGAAAGGGATGAGACCGGAGGATATTCGGGAGAAGTGGTTGGGGATGCGAATTGCGTGTACTGCGAAAACCTAA